Genomic window (Streptosporangium brasiliense):
CCGGGAGGCCCGCAGCGTCCGGGCGCTGTTGTTCGTGACCGCATGGAGGGATGTGCTCATGGTGGTTCCTCGCTTCGCGATAGTACGTATTTTATGTAACTCGAAAGCTATGTTGCATTCGAAATAACGTCAACCGCAAGAAACGCATGTATCCAGGTAGAAGGCTATAAATTAGAGCAATGACGCTGGACCTGAATGCAAGGATGTGTTGCAATGACTGGCGGCGAAGACAATACTGGCGGCATGCCAGGAGGACGATTGACCCAGCGGGACCGCGAGCGCATCGCGGCCGGACTCGCCGACAAGCTCTCCTACGGAGAGATCGCCAGACGGCTTGAGCGGCCAACCTCAACGATCACCCGGGAGATCGCCCGCAACGGCGGCCCCGGCGGCTACCAGCCCCAGCAGGCGCACCAGGCGACCATCCGGCGGGCACGGCGCGGCACACCGGCACCCCCGCGCGCGGACACACCGCCGAGCGGCACCATGGAGGAAGAACTCCTCGAGATGGCAGTCGGAGCGGGGATGCCGACGATGGCCGCCCGCGTGCACCTCGACCTGCTGCTGTCCGAGGACGGCAGGCGCACCGCGGCCGAACTGACCCGCAGGCTCAAGATCAGCCCGGCCACCGTCTCCGTGGCTGTGAACTACCTGCTCCAGCACGGGTACGTCCGGCGCGAACGCGACCCGCGGCGGCGTCGCGACATCTACATGATCGACGACGACGCCTGGTACCACTCCATCGTGACCAGCCGCCGGCAGACCATCGAAACAGCGCGGGCCACGATGGCGACAGCCGAGACCTACGCACCCGACAGCCCCGTGGGGCAACGACTGGCCAAGGCGGCGGCCTTCCTGGAACGCGTCAGCCTGGACATGGTCGAGTCGGCCGAGCGCTGGCGCACCCTCCTGACGTGACGAATCTCAACCGAACCCCCTCGCGAGTGGCTCAGCAGTTCCTGCTGATCGTCACCGACCCGCGTCACGGGCCCGTCTATGGCCGGCGGTGAGTGAGGGCCGCAAGGGCGCCCTTCC
Coding sequences:
- a CDS encoding MarR family transcriptional regulator, with protein sequence MTQRDRERIAAGLADKLSYGEIARRLERPTSTITREIARNGGPGGYQPQQAHQATIRRARRGTPAPPRADTPPSGTMEEELLEMAVGAGMPTMAARVHLDLLLSEDGRRTAAELTRRLKISPATVSVAVNYLLQHGYVRRERDPRRRRDIYMIDDDAWYHSIVTSRRQTIETARATMATAETYAPDSPVGQRLAKAAAFLERVSLDMVESAERWRTLLT